In Neomonachus schauinslandi chromosome 6, ASM220157v2, whole genome shotgun sequence, a genomic segment contains:
- the POGK gene encoding pogo transposable element with KRAB domain has protein sequence MESTAYTLNLTLKEEEEEEEIQSRELEDGPTDMQRVRICSEGGWVPALFDEVAIYFSDEEWEVLTEQQKALYREVMRMNYETVLSLEFPFPKPDMITRLEGDEESQNSDEWQLQGGTFAENEESDVKPPDWVGPMNATPQFAQPQHLDGFGLRLPRDLTELPEWSEGYPFYMAMGFPGYDLSADEIAGKFPFSRGMRRSYDAGFKLMVVEYAESTNNCQAAKQFGVLEKNVRDWRKVKPQLQNAHAMRRAFRGPKNGRFALVDQRVAEYVRYMQAKGDPITREAMQLKALEIAQEMNIPEKGFKASLGWCRRMMRRYDLSLRHKVPVPQQLPEDLTEKLVTYQRSVLALRRAHDYQVAQMGNADETPICLEVPSRVTVDNQGEKPVLVKTPGREKLKITAMLGVLADGRKLPPYIILRGTYIPPGKFPSGMEIRCHRYGWMTEDLMQDWLEVVWRRRTGGAPKQRGMLILNGFRGHATDSVKNSMESMNTDMVIIPGGLTSQLQVLDVVVYKPLNDSVRAQYSNWLLAGNLALSPTGNAKKPPLGLFLEWVMVAWNSISSESIVQGFKKCHISSNLEDEDDVLWEIESELPGGGEAPRDCDTETAREGN, from the exons ATGGAGTCCACAGCCTACACTCTCAATTTGACcctaaaagaggaagaagaggaggaagagattcaGAGCCGGGAACTGGAAGATGGCCCCACGGATATGCAGAGAGTCCGGATCTGCTCAGAGGGTGGATGG GTGCCCGCCCTATTCGATGAGGTGGCCATATATTTTTCCGATGAGGAGTGGGAAGTTTTGACGGAGCAACAAAAGGCCCTGTACCGGGAAGTCATGAGGATGAATTATGAAACTGTCCTGTCCCTGG AATTCCCATTCCCTAAGCCAGACATGATCACTCGGTTGGAAGGGGACGAGGAGTCCCAGAATTCTGATGAATGGCAGCTCCAAGGAGGAACCTTTGCAG AAAATGAAGAGTCTGATGTCAAGCCCCCAGATTGGGTGGGTCCGATGAACGCCACCCCGCAGTTTGCTCAGCCCCAGCACCTGGACGGGTTTGGCCTCCGCCTGCCCCGGGACCTCACAGAGCTGCCCGAGTGGAGCGAGGGGTACCCCTTCTACATGGCCATGGGCTTCCCGGGGTATGACCTCTCGGCGGACGAGATTGCGGGGAAGTTTCCGTTCAGCAGGGGCATGCGGCGCAGTTATGATGCGGGGTTCAAGTTAATGGTGGTGGAATATGCCGAGAGCACCAACAACTGCCAGGCTGCCAAGCAGTTTGGAGTGCTGGAAAAGAACGTTCGAGACTGGCGCAAAGTGAAGCCACAGCTCCAGAACGCCCACGCCATGCGGCGGGCCTTCCGCGGCCCCAAGAACGGGCGCTTTGCCCTGGTGGACCAGCGTGTGGCCGAGTATGTCAGGTACATGCAGGCCAAAGGGGACCCCATCACCCGGGAGGCGATGCAGCTGAAAGCGCTCGAGATCGCCCAGGAAATGAACATTCCGGAGAAAGGGTTCAAGGCTAGCTTGGGCTGGTGTCGAAGGATGATGCGAAGGTACGACTTGTCGCTGAGGCACAAAGTGCCCGTGCCCCAGCAGCTGCCCGAGGACCTGACCGAGAAGCTCGTCACGTACCAGCGCAGCGTGCTGGCCCTGCGCAGGGCGCACGACTACCAGGTGGCCCAGATGGGCAATGCCGACGAGACGCCCATTTGCCTTGAGGTGCCGTCACGGGTGACGGTGGACAACCAGGGCGAGAAGCCAGTCTTGGTCAAGACGCCGGGCAGGGAGAAGCTAAAAATTACAGCGATGCTGGGTGTCCTGGCAGACGGGAGGAAACTGCCGCCGTACATCATTTTGAGGGGCACGTACATCCCCCCCGGGAAGTTCCCCAGCGGCATGGAGATCCGCTGCCACCGCTACGGATGGATGACGGAGGACTTGATGCAGGACTGGTTGGAAGTGGTGTGGCGGCGGCGGACGGGCGGGGCGCCCAAGCAGCGCGGGATGCTGATCCTGAACGGCTTCCGCGGCCACGCCACTGACTCGGTGAAGAACTCCATGGAGAGCATGAACACCGACATGGTCATCATCCCGGGGGGCCTGACCTCGCAGCTGCAGGTGTTGGATGTGGTGGTCTACAAGCCACTCAACGACAGCGTGCGGGCCCAGTACTCCAACTGGCTTCTGGCCGGCAACCTGGCGCTCAGCCCCACCGGCAACGCCAAGAAGCCGCCCCTGGGTCTCTTCCTGGAGTGGGTCATGGTTGCCTGGAATAGCATCTCCAGTGAGTCCATCGTGCAGGGCTTCAAGAAGTGCCACATCTCCAGCAATCTGGAAGACGAAGATGATGTCCTGTGGGAGATTGAGAGCGAGCttccagggggaggggaggcccccAGAGATTGCGATACTGAGACTGCGCGGGAGGGCAACTGA